A section of the Subtercola frigoramans genome encodes:
- the guaD gene encoding guanine deaminase, producing MTTKAIRGTFFDFTDDPWKHVGDEESSARFVSDGLLVIDDGIIVAFGDFDEVGPLYPDVSTTHIEHRIITPGFIDGHIHFPQTRVLGAFGLQLLPWLQKWVFPEEARYADREYARDGAVRFFDNILASGTTTVQAFTSTAPVCTEEFFEEATRRNMRVISGLTGIDQNAPDYFADTPESFYSNSTALIEKYHNVGRNLYAVTPRFAFGSSPEQMQKCEQLKAEHPDVWVNTHISENPHEIRGVLALHPECDDYLGVYEKYNLVGPKFSGGHAVWLSDDEFKRIHDSDASVTFCPHSNLFLGSGLFRLGKATDPDMRVRMSFGTDMGGGNRFGMLAVLDGAYKVGMINNTVLDGSIDPSRMNAAESERNKLSAFRAFYSITLGGAEGLYIDDKVGSFDIGKEADFVALDWKAGPPGSDWHAELIADGGDPVTVDDAANMLFGVMIVGDERAVAETWVMGEKAYQRADAVASTFARHFDPAL from the coding sequence GTGACGACAAAGGCCATCAGGGGAACGTTCTTCGACTTCACCGACGACCCCTGGAAGCACGTCGGTGACGAAGAGTCGTCGGCACGCTTCGTCTCCGACGGACTACTTGTCATCGACGATGGCATCATCGTCGCGTTCGGCGACTTCGACGAGGTGGGCCCGTTGTACCCCGATGTGTCCACCACACACATCGAGCACCGCATCATCACGCCCGGTTTCATCGACGGGCACATCCATTTTCCGCAGACCCGCGTGCTCGGTGCCTTCGGCCTGCAATTGCTGCCGTGGCTTCAGAAATGGGTGTTCCCCGAAGAGGCCCGCTATGCCGACCGTGAGTACGCCAGGGACGGCGCTGTGCGCTTCTTCGACAACATCCTCGCCTCGGGCACGACCACGGTGCAGGCGTTCACCAGCACGGCTCCGGTCTGCACCGAAGAGTTCTTCGAGGAGGCCACCCGGCGCAACATGCGTGTCATCTCCGGTCTCACGGGCATCGACCAGAACGCGCCAGACTATTTCGCCGACACCCCGGAGAGCTTCTACTCCAACAGCACGGCGCTCATCGAGAAATACCACAACGTCGGCCGCAACCTCTACGCGGTGACCCCGAGGTTCGCCTTCGGGTCGAGCCCCGAACAGATGCAGAAGTGCGAGCAACTGAAGGCCGAGCATCCGGATGTCTGGGTCAACACGCACATCTCAGAGAACCCACACGAGATCCGCGGCGTGCTGGCGCTGCACCCCGAGTGCGACGACTACCTCGGCGTTTATGAGAAGTACAACCTCGTCGGCCCGAAGTTCAGCGGCGGCCACGCGGTGTGGCTCTCCGACGACGAGTTCAAGCGCATTCACGACTCCGACGCGTCAGTGACCTTCTGCCCGCACTCCAACCTGTTCCTCGGCAGTGGGCTCTTTCGCCTGGGCAAGGCGACAGACCCCGACATGCGCGTTCGCATGTCGTTCGGCACCGACATGGGCGGCGGCAACCGCTTCGGCATGCTCGCGGTTCTCGACGGCGCCTACAAGGTGGGCATGATCAACAACACCGTTCTCGACGGCAGTATCGACCCGTCACGGATGAACGCGGCCGAGTCCGAGCGCAACAAACTGTCGGCCTTCCGGGCGTTCTACTCGATCACCCTGGGCGGAGCAGAGGGTCTCTACATCGACGACAAGGTCGGCAGCTTCGACATCGGAAAGGAGGCCGACTTCGTCGCCCTCGACTGGAAGGCGGGCCCTCCCGGTTCCGACTGGCATGCCGAGCTCATCGCCGACGGCGGGGACCCGGTGACCGTGGATGACGCCGCGAACATGCTGTTCGGCGTCATGATCGTGGGCGACGAGCGTGCCGTCGCCGAGACCTGGGTCATGGGCGAGAAGGCGTACCAGCGAGCGGATGCTGTCGCATCGACCTTTGCCCGTCACTTCGACCCGGCCCTGTAA
- a CDS encoding mycoredoxin has translation MTATAEFLPAADTITMFSTSWCGYCNRLKTQLTKDGIAYTEVNIEEVEGTAALVEALNGGNQTVPTVLFPDGSSATNPSLIEVKSRLGR, from the coding sequence ATGACCGCCACCGCCGAATTTCTCCCTGCTGCCGACACCATCACCATGTTCTCCACATCGTGGTGCGGCTATTGCAACCGTCTGAAGACCCAGCTGACCAAAGACGGCATCGCCTACACCGAGGTCAACATCGAAGAGGTCGAGGGCACCGCAGCCCTGGTCGAAGCCTTGAACGGCGGCAACCAGACCGTTCCGACTGTGCTGTTTCCCGACGGATCGAGCGCGACCAACCCGTCGCTCATCGAGGTCAAGTCGCGCCTCGGCCGCTGA
- the glmU gene encoding bifunctional UDP-N-acetylglucosamine diphosphorylase/glucosamine-1-phosphate N-acetyltransferase GlmU, translated as MTDSTLAIIILAAGQGTRMKSETPKLLHTLAGIPIVSHVLATARELDAAYTVAVVRHERDQLVSVIVDELPDGLVVDQDDVPGTGRAVELAVLALPAGFAGDVLVINGDTPMLDVQTLSGLVAEHRRSGASATLLSAFLEDASGYGRILRSASEGDGAGRVDRIVEHRDASPSELAISEINAGVYLFGVAELRDLLPKLTLHNAQGEKYLTDVVELLRKAGSEVNVLPVADSWLVAGINDRAQLSEAAAKMNAIIVRTWQLAGVTVQDPATTWIDLKSTFEPDVTLLPGTQIRGATTIARGAIVGPDTTLVDCEVGEGAIVKRTDATLSVIGAGASVGPFAYLRPNTILGDNGKIGTFVETKNAQIGEGSKVPHLSYVGDAHIGVGTNIGAGAIFANYNGVVKSETEVGAHVRIGSHNVFVAPVRIGDGAYSGAGTVIRKNVPAGSLAMNVAPQRNLEGWVAEHRAGSAADVAAQAAEQSGSGPAIIASPPAGINPTDSAPDAEKIGD; from the coding sequence GTGACCGACTCCACGCTCGCGATCATCATCCTGGCCGCAGGCCAGGGAACCCGCATGAAATCGGAGACGCCCAAGCTCCTGCATACACTGGCGGGAATTCCGATCGTCAGTCACGTGCTCGCCACGGCCAGGGAGCTGGATGCTGCGTACACCGTCGCGGTCGTGCGGCACGAACGTGATCAGCTCGTGTCCGTCATCGTCGACGAGCTGCCAGATGGCCTCGTCGTCGACCAGGACGACGTTCCCGGCACCGGCCGTGCCGTCGAACTGGCCGTTCTCGCGTTGCCGGCCGGGTTCGCTGGCGACGTGCTCGTGATCAATGGCGACACCCCGATGCTCGATGTCCAGACACTCTCCGGGCTGGTTGCCGAACACAGGCGTTCCGGCGCGTCGGCGACGCTGCTCTCTGCGTTTCTCGAAGACGCCTCCGGTTACGGGCGGATCCTCAGGTCGGCGTCAGAGGGAGATGGTGCCGGCAGGGTCGACCGCATCGTCGAACACCGCGATGCCTCGCCGAGTGAGCTTGCGATCTCGGAGATCAATGCCGGGGTGTACCTCTTCGGTGTCGCAGAACTTCGTGATCTCCTGCCGAAACTCACGCTTCACAATGCCCAGGGTGAGAAGTACCTCACCGACGTCGTCGAGCTTCTGCGAAAGGCCGGTTCCGAGGTCAACGTGTTGCCTGTTGCCGACTCCTGGCTGGTCGCCGGCATCAACGACCGTGCACAGCTGAGCGAGGCCGCGGCGAAGATGAACGCGATCATCGTTCGCACCTGGCAATTGGCGGGCGTCACCGTTCAAGACCCGGCCACGACGTGGATCGACCTCAAGTCGACCTTCGAACCCGATGTCACCCTGCTGCCGGGCACGCAGATCCGCGGCGCCACCACGATTGCCCGTGGTGCGATCGTGGGCCCCGACACGACTCTCGTCGACTGCGAGGTCGGCGAGGGTGCGATCGTGAAACGCACTGACGCCACGCTCTCGGTGATCGGGGCCGGGGCATCCGTCGGCCCGTTCGCGTACCTTCGACCCAACACGATCCTGGGTGACAACGGCAAGATCGGCACCTTCGTCGAGACGAAGAATGCCCAGATCGGCGAGGGAAGCAAGGTGCCGCACCTGTCGTACGTGGGCGACGCACACATCGGTGTCGGCACCAACATCGGGGCCGGCGCGATCTTCGCCAACTACAACGGCGTCGTGAAGAGTGAGACAGAGGTCGGTGCCCACGTGCGCATCGGGTCGCACAACGTCTTCGTGGCCCCGGTTAGAATTGGCGACGGAGCGTACAGCGGTGCAGGCACGGTCATTCGCAAGAATGTGCCAGCCGGATCGCTGGCTATGAACGTTGCTCCACAGCGAAACCTCGAAGGATGGGTGGCGGAACATCGCGCCGGCAGCGCTGCCGACGTCGCTGCCCAGGCGGCGGAGCAATCCGGTTCCGGCCCGGCGATCATCGCCTCCCCTCCCGCAGGTATCAATCCAACAGATTCAGCGCCCGACGCTGAGAAAATCGGAGACTAA
- the gndA gene encoding NADP-dependent phosphogluconate dehydrogenase: protein MAESSVATANIGVVGLAVMGSNLARNLASREGNTVAVYNRSPERTTLLVDEHPEAGFVASEKIEDFVASLQKPRTAIIMVQAGKGTDAVISQLADLFEEGDIIVDGGNALFTDTIRREEAVTAKGIHFVGTGISGGEEGALKGPSIMPGGSVESYKTLGPILQSIAAIAEGEPCVTHVGTGGAGHFVKMIHNGIEYADMQLIAESYDLLTKIGGLTPAAAAEVFTEWNSGDLESYLIEITAEVLKQVDAKTGKPFVDIVLDQAGSKGTGVWTVQNALDLGVPVGGIAEAVFARAVSSHPEQREAAQAVITSRPTPVEVGDSFSDDVNAALYASKVVAYAQGFDAIIAGAEKYGWEINKGNIAKIWRGGCIIRAQFLNRIVEAYDKNPGLKTLLADPYFASAVANGEAAWRRIVSTAALSGIPVPGFSSALSYYDSLASKRLPASLVQAQRDFFGAHTYKRVDLPGTFHTLWSGDRTEIESEGSSH, encoded by the coding sequence ATGGCTGAATCAAGCGTCGCAACCGCAAACATCGGGGTCGTCGGGCTTGCTGTGATGGGCTCGAACCTGGCACGCAACCTGGCCAGCCGGGAGGGCAACACCGTGGCGGTGTACAACCGCTCACCGGAACGTACGACCCTTCTCGTCGACGAGCATCCTGAGGCCGGTTTTGTGGCCAGCGAGAAGATCGAGGATTTCGTCGCCTCGCTCCAGAAGCCGCGCACCGCCATCATCATGGTGCAGGCCGGCAAGGGCACCGACGCGGTCATCTCCCAGCTCGCCGATCTCTTCGAAGAGGGCGACATCATCGTCGACGGCGGCAACGCGCTGTTCACCGACACGATCCGCCGCGAAGAGGCCGTGACTGCAAAGGGAATCCACTTCGTGGGCACCGGCATCTCGGGAGGTGAAGAAGGAGCCCTCAAGGGCCCCAGCATCATGCCCGGCGGCTCGGTCGAGTCGTACAAGACCCTCGGGCCCATTCTGCAGTCGATTGCGGCCATCGCCGAGGGCGAGCCGTGTGTCACCCACGTGGGCACCGGCGGCGCGGGCCACTTCGTCAAGATGATCCACAACGGCATCGAGTACGCCGACATGCAGCTCATCGCCGAATCGTACGACCTGCTGACCAAGATCGGCGGCCTCACCCCCGCTGCCGCGGCAGAGGTCTTCACCGAATGGAACTCGGGCGACCTCGAGTCGTACCTCATCGAGATCACCGCTGAGGTCCTGAAGCAGGTCGACGCCAAGACGGGCAAGCCGTTCGTCGACATCGTGCTCGACCAGGCCGGCTCCAAGGGAACCGGCGTCTGGACCGTGCAGAACGCACTCGACCTGGGCGTACCCGTCGGCGGCATCGCCGAAGCCGTTTTCGCCCGCGCCGTTTCGAGTCACCCCGAGCAGCGTGAGGCGGCGCAGGCCGTCATCACCTCCCGCCCGACGCCGGTCGAGGTCGGCGACTCGTTTTCCGACGACGTGAATGCCGCCCTCTACGCCTCGAAGGTCGTCGCCTACGCTCAGGGTTTCGACGCGATCATCGCCGGGGCCGAGAAGTACGGCTGGGAGATCAACAAGGGCAACATCGCGAAGATCTGGCGAGGTGGGTGCATCATCCGTGCGCAGTTCCTCAACCGGATCGTCGAGGCGTACGACAAGAACCCCGGGCTCAAGACCCTGCTCGCCGACCCGTACTTCGCCTCTGCTGTGGCGAACGGCGAAGCGGCCTGGCGTCGGATCGTGTCGACGGCGGCCCTCTCGGGCATCCCCGTTCCCGGGTTCTCGTCGGCACTCAGCTACTACGACTCGCTCGCTTCGAAGCGCCTGCCGGCGTCTCTCGTGCAGGCCCAGCGCGACTTCTTCGGAGCGCACACCTACAAGCGCGTCGACCTGCCGGGCACGTTCCACACACTCTGGTCGGGTGACCGCACCGAGATCGAATCCGAGGGCAGCTCGCACTAG
- a CDS encoding ribose-phosphate diphosphokinase: MAEITSNGEKHLVLASGRAHPELAEAIALELGTGLISTTSHTFANGELYVRFNGSVRGSDVFVIQSHSTPINEWLMEQLIMVDALKRASAKRITVVAPFYPYARQDKKHRGREPISARLVADLFKAAGADRIMSVDLHAPQIQGFFDGPVDHLFAMPVLMQHIRETFDLSQLTVVSPDMGRVRVADVWSDKLGTPLAIIHKRRDPLVPNHVSVHEIVGDVSGRWCLLVDDLIDTGRTIVAASEALKDAGAKGVIVAATHAVFSDPASEILQSDFIDAVVVTDTLPIAEEKRFPTLTVLPIAPLLARAIHEVFDDGSVTSMFDGDA, from the coding sequence GTGGCTGAGATCACGTCGAACGGCGAGAAACACCTCGTACTGGCAAGTGGCCGGGCACACCCGGAACTCGCCGAGGCAATCGCCCTCGAACTCGGTACGGGTCTGATCAGCACGACAAGCCACACCTTCGCCAACGGTGAACTGTACGTTCGCTTCAACGGCAGTGTGCGGGGATCTGACGTGTTCGTCATCCAGTCGCACTCCACTCCGATCAACGAGTGGTTGATGGAGCAGCTCATCATGGTGGATGCGCTGAAGCGTGCCTCAGCCAAACGCATCACCGTCGTGGCCCCGTTCTACCCTTACGCCCGCCAGGACAAGAAGCACCGCGGCCGCGAGCCGATCTCGGCGCGCCTCGTCGCCGACCTGTTCAAGGCCGCTGGAGCCGACCGCATCATGTCGGTCGACCTGCACGCCCCACAGATCCAGGGCTTCTTCGACGGCCCGGTCGACCACCTCTTCGCCATGCCGGTGCTCATGCAGCACATCCGTGAGACATTCGACCTCAGCCAGCTCACCGTCGTCTCGCCCGACATGGGCCGCGTACGGGTGGCCGATGTCTGGTCTGACAAGCTCGGCACACCTCTGGCGATCATCCACAAGCGTCGCGACCCCCTGGTACCCAACCACGTCTCTGTTCACGAGATCGTCGGTGACGTGAGCGGCCGCTGGTGCCTGCTCGTCGATGACCTGATCGACACGGGTAGAACGATTGTCGCAGCCTCGGAGGCCCTCAAAGACGCCGGAGCCAAGGGTGTCATCGTCGCCGCGACCCACGCCGTGTTCTCCGACCCCGCATCGGAGATTCTGCAGTCCGACTTCATCGACGCGGTCGTCGTCACCGACACGCTGCCGATCGCCGAAGAGAAGCGGTTCCCCACGCTCACGGTGCTGCCGATCGCCCCGCTGCTGGCCCGCGCCATCCACGAGGTCTTCGACGACGGTTCTGTGACCTCGATGTTCGACGGCGACGCGTGA